A genomic region of Tsukamurella pulmonis contains the following coding sequences:
- a CDS encoding ABC transporter ATP-binding protein, producing the protein MNSAITLAGLTVVRSSTTVLDRLDAEIPAGAITGLLGPSGSGKTTLMRVIVGAQRITRGSATVLGRPAGSADLRARVGYTTQSPAVYGDLTVAQNVEYFGALYPARRASAQADVAEAIAAVGLGDFADRRAEALSGGQRSRVSIACALVAHPELLILDEPTVGLDPLLRAELWERFSAMAAAGTTLLVSSHVLDEAAHCSRLLLLREGRLVAALTPPELLSRTGAPTLDEAFLTLVRAQEATA; encoded by the coding sequence ATGAACAGCGCGATCACCCTCGCCGGCCTCACCGTGGTGCGGTCGAGTACCACGGTCCTCGACCGCCTGGACGCCGAGATCCCCGCCGGGGCCATCACGGGACTGCTCGGCCCGTCGGGCTCCGGGAAGACGACGCTCATGCGGGTGATCGTCGGGGCGCAGCGGATCACCCGCGGGAGCGCGACGGTCCTCGGCCGCCCCGCCGGCAGCGCGGATCTGCGGGCTCGTGTCGGCTACACGACGCAGTCCCCCGCGGTCTACGGCGACCTGACCGTGGCGCAGAACGTCGAGTACTTCGGCGCGCTGTACCCGGCCCGGCGCGCGTCGGCGCAGGCCGACGTCGCCGAGGCGATCGCGGCCGTCGGGCTCGGCGACTTCGCGGACCGGCGCGCGGAAGCGCTCTCGGGTGGGCAGCGCTCCCGCGTGAGCATCGCGTGCGCGCTGGTCGCCCACCCCGAGCTCCTCATCCTCGACGAGCCCACCGTCGGCCTCGACCCGCTGCTGCGCGCCGAGCTGTGGGAGCGGTTCAGCGCGATGGCGGCGGCCGGCACCACCCTGCTCGTCTCGAGCCACGTCCTGGACGAGGCTGCGCACTGCTCGCGGTTGCTCCTGCTCCGCGAGGGGCGCCTCGTCGCCGCGCTCACACCGCCGGAACTGCTCTCCCGCACCGGCGCCCCCACTCTCGACGAGGCCTTCCTGACGCTCGTCCGTGCGCAGGAGGCCACGGCATGA